Proteins encoded together in one Chloroflexota bacterium window:
- a CDS encoding 3-hydroxybutyryl-CoA dehydrogenase encodes MDIKTVGVVGCGLMGSGIAETCARKGYRTIVREVNDDLLAKGMKAIQASMARAVEKGKATQQEVDAALARLSGTTDLAAMAECDLVIEAIVENMAEKKKVFAALDSICPPHAILASNTSSLCITEMASVTKRGSQVLGMHFFNPVPVMPLLELVRTILTSDETLETAKAFGASLGKTTIVAKDTPGFIVNLLLVPYLLDAVRALENGVATKEDIDAGMKLGCNHPMGPLTLLDFVGLDTAYYIANVMFEEFKDPRYAAPPLLKRMVLAGHLGRKSGKGFYDYSK; translated from the coding sequence ATGGACATCAAGACCGTGGGAGTCGTCGGGTGCGGGCTGATGGGCTCGGGCATCGCCGAGACCTGCGCCCGCAAGGGATACCGCACCATCGTCCGAGAGGTCAACGACGACCTGCTGGCCAAGGGGATGAAGGCCATCCAGGCGTCCATGGCCCGCGCCGTGGAAAAGGGCAAGGCAACCCAGCAGGAGGTGGACGCGGCGCTGGCTCGGCTGTCGGGCACAACAGACCTGGCGGCCATGGCCGAGTGCGACCTGGTGATTGAGGCCATCGTGGAGAACATGGCCGAGAAGAAGAAGGTCTTCGCCGCGCTAGATAGCATCTGCCCGCCCCACGCCATCCTGGCCAGCAACACATCCTCGCTGTGCATCACCGAGATGGCGTCGGTTACCAAGCGCGGAAGCCAAGTGCTTGGGATGCACTTCTTCAACCCGGTGCCGGTCATGCCGCTCTTGGAACTGGTGCGCACGATCCTGACCAGCGACGAGACGCTGGAGACCGCCAAGGCGTTCGGCGCGTCGCTGGGCAAGACCACCATCGTGGCCAAGGACACGCCCGGGTTCATCGTGAACCTGCTCCTGGTCCCCTACCTGCTGGACGCCGTGCGTGCGCTGGAAAACGGCGTGGCGACCAAGGAGGACATTGACGCGGGGATGAAACTGGGCTGCAACCACCCCATGGGGCCGCTCACGCTGCTGGACTTCGTGGGGCTGGACACGGCCTACTACATCGCCAACGTCATGTTTGAGGAGTTCAAGGACCCCCGCTATGCCGCGCCGCCCCTGCTCAAGCGCATGGTGCTGGCCGGCCATCTGGGCCGAAAGTCGGGCAAGGGGTTCTACGATTACAGCAAATAG
- a CDS encoding CpaF family protein: MEALRETRIETVAKTGSETPAPTRRAVSVGGEDFARLCRWFLPRVEAALNGAVLTRSSEHLQLLADKTVAVCRQAGLNLDSDTWAALLQHVQSELVGYGPIEPLLEDDTITEVMVNGPDEVYIERGGKITRADVRFQDDEHVIRVIQRIVQPLGRRIDRHHPMVDARLPDGSRVNAIIPPCAIDGPSITIRKFGKKKFTAEDLIRLQSVTPEMIEFLKACVNSRLNIVVSGGTGSGKTTLLNVLSSFIPNDERIVTIEDSAELRLHQTHVVRLEAVPGEEDGTGRVTIRDLVRNALRMRPDRIVVGECRGGEALDMLQAMNTGHDGSLTTIHANSPRDAIARLETLVLMAGMDLPVRAIRQQIASAVDLIVQQARLRDGSRKVVQVTEVQGMEGDTVIMQDVFVFHELGIGEDGKVIGVMKGTGIRPKFTPKLEAAGHKLGGEIFQAEYHYGVRATAAAEKGNGNGRH, encoded by the coding sequence ATGGAAGCCTTGCGCGAGACGAGGATAGAAACGGTTGCGAAGACGGGCAGCGAGACACCCGCACCAACGCGGCGCGCGGTGTCCGTGGGCGGCGAGGACTTCGCCCGCCTGTGCCGGTGGTTTCTGCCGCGCGTGGAGGCGGCCTTGAATGGAGCGGTGCTCACCCGATCGTCGGAGCACCTGCAACTCCTGGCCGACAAGACCGTCGCGGTGTGCCGCCAGGCCGGGCTGAACCTGGATTCGGATACCTGGGCCGCGCTGCTCCAGCACGTGCAATCTGAACTGGTGGGCTACGGGCCTATTGAGCCGCTGCTGGAAGACGACACCATCACCGAAGTCATGGTCAATGGCCCCGATGAGGTCTACATAGAGCGCGGCGGCAAGATCACCCGCGCCGACGTTCGCTTCCAGGACGACGAGCACGTGATTCGCGTCATCCAGCGCATCGTCCAACCGCTAGGGCGCCGCATAGACCGTCATCACCCGATGGTGGACGCGCGCCTGCCCGACGGCTCGCGCGTGAACGCCATCATCCCGCCCTGCGCCATTGACGGGCCGTCCATCACCATTCGCAAGTTCGGCAAGAAGAAGTTCACCGCCGAAGACCTCATCCGCCTGCAGTCGGTAACGCCGGAGATGATAGAATTTCTCAAGGCGTGCGTGAACTCGCGGCTGAACATCGTCGTATCGGGCGGCACCGGTTCGGGGAAGACGACGCTGCTGAACGTGCTGTCGTCGTTCATCCCGAACGACGAGCGCATCGTTACGATTGAGGACTCGGCGGAACTGCGCTTGCATCAGACGCATGTGGTGCGTCTGGAGGCCGTGCCCGGCGAGGAGGACGGCACAGGGCGCGTAACCATCCGCGACCTGGTGCGCAATGCCCTGCGCATGAGGCCAGACCGCATCGTGGTGGGCGAGTGTCGGGGCGGCGAGGCGCTGGACATGCTCCAGGCGATGAACACCGGCCATGACGGTTCGCTGACGACGATCCACGCCAACAGCCCGCGCGACGCCATCGCCCGCCTGGAGACGCTGGTGCTGATGGCGGGGATGGACCTGCCCGTGCGCGCTATCCGCCAGCAGATTGCCTCGGCGGTGGACCTCATCGTGCAGCAGGCGCGGCTGCGCGACGGCTCGCGCAAGGTCGTTCAGGTTACCGAGGTGCAGGGGATGGAAGGCGATACGGTCATCATGCAGGACGTGTTCGTGTTCCACGAACTGGGCATCGGGGAGGACGGCAAGGTCATCGGCGTGATGAAGGGCACCGGCATCCGCCCCAAGTTCACGCCGAAGTTGGAAGCGGCGGGGCACAAACTCGGCGGCGAAATCTTCCAGGCGGAGTACCACTACGGCGTCCGGGCCACCGCTGCCGCCGAAAAGGGGAACGGGAACGGCCGGCACTAG
- a CDS encoding transaldolase family protein: MDIFLDTANIEEIKKAAEWGILSGVTTNPSLMMKAGRADYKQVAQEICYIVQGPVSAEVVSTDADGMVEEAKIIGQWSPHVVVKVPVTEEGLKAIHRIAQLDVDPETLCDGCPYFGQCDTDIETARDLALDWGIRTNATLVFSANQGLLAAKAGASFVSPFIGRLDDAGHEGMEVVETLAEIFDTYGIETEIIAASIRHPLHITQAALAGADIATVPFAVLSQAIKHPLTDVGVQRFLADWEKAKKGK, encoded by the coding sequence ATGGACATCTTCCTGGATACGGCCAACATTGAGGAAATCAAGAAGGCTGCGGAGTGGGGGATTCTGTCCGGCGTAACGACGAACCCCAGCCTGATGATGAAGGCGGGCCGCGCCGACTACAAGCAGGTGGCCCAGGAAATCTGCTACATCGTGCAGGGGCCGGTCAGCGCCGAGGTGGTCAGCACCGACGCCGACGGCATGGTGGAAGAGGCCAAGATCATCGGCCAGTGGTCGCCCCACGTCGTCGTCAAGGTGCCCGTTACCGAAGAGGGGCTCAAGGCCATCCACCGCATCGCCCAACTGGACGTAGACCCCGAGACGCTCTGCGACGGCTGCCCCTACTTCGGCCAGTGCGACACCGATATTGAAACCGCGCGCGACCTGGCTCTTGACTGGGGCATCCGCACCAACGCCACGCTGGTCTTCTCGGCGAACCAGGGGCTGCTGGCGGCCAAGGCAGGCGCATCGTTCGTCTCGCCGTTCATCGGGCGGCTGGACGATGCCGGCCACGAGGGCATGGAGGTCGTGGAGACCCTGGCGGAAATCTTTGACACCTACGGGATTGAGACCGAGATCATCGCCGCCAGCATCCGCCACCCGCTGCACATCACCCAGGCAGCCCTGGCCGGCGCCGACATCGCCACCGTGCCCTTCGCCGTCCTCAGCCAGGCCATCAAGCACCCCCTCACCGACGTGGGCGTGCAGCGGTTCCTGGCCGACTGGGAAAAGGCCAAGAAGGGGAAGTAG
- the hpnI gene encoding bacteriohopanetetrol glucosamine biosynthesis glycosyltransferase HpnI, producing the protein MISVLILLIVVSWIFWLVAWLCTYDFFHQAQVSARMEESREPYTPPVSILKPIKGVDADSYECLLSFVRQDYPTYEVLIGVLHPDDPAVGLAARLQREYPHRVRLVVAEPIGYNNKVSILHALAAQASHPILVVADSDMRVGSDYLRRVVAPLRDASVALVTCAYVGDKALTLTARLEALYMGTTFLPMVMVARRYLSMRFATGATDAFRAADLERIGGFRALADYLADDFQLGHQLSRTGQRVHLSDYIPRAVLGKTTFREQWHREVRWARCNRVSRPLEYPALVVTFAVPLALALALLKGFASPYSWILAASLLIRWWVAWQVSGYTGDETARHNLGLLPLRDALTVAVWAAGGIGRSIQWRGERYALRPGGKLGPPQPSLVRTLLRRTHG; encoded by the coding sequence ATGATCTCTGTGCTCATCCTGCTCATCGTCGTCAGTTGGATCTTCTGGCTGGTGGCCTGGCTGTGCACCTACGACTTCTTCCACCAGGCGCAAGTGTCGGCGCGGATGGAAGAGAGCCGCGAACCGTACACGCCGCCCGTGTCCATCCTCAAGCCCATCAAAGGCGTGGATGCCGACTCCTACGAATGCCTCCTCAGTTTCGTGCGCCAGGACTATCCGACCTACGAGGTGCTTATCGGCGTGCTCCATCCGGATGACCCGGCGGTGGGGCTGGCGGCGCGCCTCCAGCGGGAGTACCCCCACCGGGTGCGGCTGGTCGTGGCCGAACCCATCGGCTACAACAACAAGGTGAGCATCCTCCATGCGCTGGCCGCCCAGGCGAGCCATCCCATCCTCGTCGTCGCCGACAGCGACATGCGCGTTGGGAGCGACTACCTGCGGCGCGTGGTGGCTCCCCTGCGGGATGCGTCCGTGGCGCTGGTAACCTGCGCCTATGTGGGCGACAAGGCGCTGACGCTGACCGCGCGGCTAGAGGCGCTGTACATGGGCACCACGTTCCTGCCGATGGTCATGGTCGCGCGGCGCTACTTGAGCATGCGCTTCGCCACGGGCGCGACCGACGCCTTCCGGGCCGCCGACCTGGAGCGCATCGGCGGCTTCCGGGCGCTGGCCGACTACCTGGCCGATGATTTCCAGTTGGGGCATCAGTTGTCGCGCACAGGACAGCGGGTACATCTGTCCGACTACATCCCGCGCGCGGTGCTGGGCAAGACCACGTTCCGCGAGCAGTGGCACCGCGAGGTGCGCTGGGCGCGCTGCAACCGCGTGAGCCGCCCGCTGGAGTACCCGGCCCTCGTAGTAACCTTCGCGGTGCCGTTGGCCCTCGCGCTGGCGCTCCTGAAAGGGTTCGCGTCGCCGTACTCGTGGATTCTGGCGGCGTCGTTGCTCATCCGCTGGTGGGTGGCGTGGCAGGTTTCGGGCTACACGGGCGACGAGACCGCGCGCCACAACCTGGGCCTGTTGCCCCTGCGAGACGCCCTCACCGTAGCGGTATGGGCGGCAGGCGGCATCGGGCGCTCCATCCAGTGGCGCGGCGAGCGGTACGCCCTGCGGCCCGGCGGCAAGTTGGGGCCGCCGCAACCGTCGCTCGTCCGCACCCTCTTGCGGCGAACGCACGGCTAG
- the hpnK gene encoding hopanoid biosynthesis-associated protein HpnK, giving the protein MGGRAAQNRCIPLALIFTADDFGRHDAINRAVVRAHRDGVLTSASLMVAGAAFDDAVRVAREWPTLAVGLHVVVVDGASVLGHAALPHITDSAGRFPADPYGLGVRYQFSAAARAELAREMEAQFERFAATGLPLAHADSHYHMHMHPAVFPIFLRLAESFGAVGFRLPNDDLRVALEYDRSRRARNTLWHLYYAALRRWGARAAAASPLARADRVYGLYQTGRLSEPYLLHLLDRIPANVRVAEVYGHPSEAYLGEPDGPNPGDLAALTSPRIRERLDQMGARLSSYRSLRRPMGIAP; this is encoded by the coding sequence ATGGGCGGACGCGCGGCGCAAAACCGTTGTATTCCGCTGGCCCTGATCTTCACCGCCGACGACTTCGGGCGGCACGACGCCATCAATCGCGCAGTCGTGCGCGCGCACCGCGACGGCGTGCTGACCTCGGCAAGCCTGATGGTGGCGGGCGCCGCCTTTGACGACGCGGTGCGCGTCGCCCGAGAGTGGCCCACCCTGGCGGTGGGGCTGCATGTCGTCGTGGTGGATGGGGCTTCGGTGCTGGGCCACGCCGCCCTGCCCCACATCACCGACTCGGCGGGGCGCTTCCCCGCCGACCCTTACGGCCTGGGCGTGCGCTATCAGTTCAGCGCCGCCGCGCGCGCCGAGTTGGCCCGTGAGATGGAGGCCCAGTTTGAGCGCTTCGCCGCCACCGGCCTACCCCTGGCCCACGCCGATAGCCACTATCACATGCACATGCACCCGGCCGTGTTCCCTATCTTCCTGCGCCTGGCCGAGTCCTTCGGGGCTGTCGGGTTCCGCCTCCCCAACGACGACCTGCGGGTCGCGCTGGAATACGATCGCTCGCGCCGCGCGCGGAACACGCTGTGGCATCTCTACTACGCGGCCCTGCGGCGCTGGGGCGCACGCGCCGCGGCCGCCTCGCCCCTGGCGCGCGCCGACCGCGTGTACGGGCTATACCAGACCGGCAGGCTGTCGGAGCCGTACCTGCTCCACCTCCTGGATCGCATCCCCGCGAATGTGCGCGTGGCCGAAGTGTACGGCCATCCGTCCGAGGCGTACCTGGGCGAGCCTGACGGCCCGAACCCAGGCGACCTGGCCGCCCTGACTAGCCCTCGCATCCGCGAGCGGCTAGACCAGATGGGGGCGCGGCTGTCGTCCTACCGCAGCCTGCGCCGCCCGATGGGGATAGCGCCATGA
- a CDS encoding DUF4870 domain-containing protein, whose protein sequence is METKNTSLGLAENIEGALAYVVGWISGLVLWFLEPENKFVRFHAMQSIVVFGALMVVEIVLGFIPILGAILGLLLGLVGFFLWLWLMYKAYQGEMYKLPWAGDFAEQQVNR, encoded by the coding sequence ATGGAAACGAAAAACACATCCCTCGGACTCGCGGAGAACATTGAAGGCGCGCTCGCGTACGTCGTGGGCTGGATCTCGGGGCTCGTGCTCTGGTTCCTGGAGCCCGAGAACAAGTTCGTGCGGTTCCACGCGATGCAGTCCATTGTGGTCTTCGGGGCGCTCATGGTCGTTGAGATCGTCCTGGGGTTCATCCCCATTCTCGGGGCAATCCTGGGCCTTCTCCTGGGGCTGGTCGGTTTCTTCCTGTGGCTGTGGCTGATGTACAAGGCCTACCAGGGAGAGATGTACAAACTGCCCTGGGCGGGCGACTTCGCGGAGCAACAGGTGAACAGGTAA